A region from the Aegilops tauschii subsp. strangulata cultivar AL8/78 chromosome 5, Aet v6.0, whole genome shotgun sequence genome encodes:
- the LOC109731870 gene encoding mini zinc finger protein 3 — MKRLVVLRRCEPIVRFSCCGVRYGECRRNHAASTGGYAVDGCREFIAEGEEGTFGALKCSACGCHRSFHHRVQVYEVAWDCESDTSSSSSSSS, encoded by the coding sequence ATGAAGAGGCTGGTGGTCCTGAGGAGGTGCGAGCCGATCGTGCGGTTCAGCTGCTGCGGCGTGCGGTACGGCGAGTGCCGCCGCAACCACGCCGCCAGCACGGGGGGCTATGCCGTGGACGGCTGCAGGGAGTTCATCGCCGAGGGCGAGGAGGGCACCTTCGGCGCACTCAAGTGCTCGGCCTGCGGCTGCCACCGCAGCTTCCACCACAGGGTGCAGGTCTATGAGGTTGCATGGGACTGCGAGTCCGACACGTCGTCGTCGTCTTCAAGCAGCAGCTAG